The following are encoded together in the Gemmatimonadales bacterium genome:
- a CDS encoding DUF4388 domain-containing protein has protein sequence MAIQGPLRELGIHDVFQLLDLGKKTGRLRVVSELRHNEGTIWFHEAGIVAASIRSNPHMLGQHLVRAGRIASEDLTRAQALQAGGDQRRIGAILVAIGAITTKELAVQVRAQIEEVVFTMLGWSEGYFVFEEAAAETIPREADVRISVEALLLEGARRIDEWSRIRARVPHLGVIPRITALPEGEPGSLVLNPFEWRVLTVADGTRDLQEMATLLSEPEFDVARAVFGLSAAGVLTLRDPIKETTQAAPRADAHSLLSEAERQLQARHGEAALTIAQAAVAAFPDDAETHLMLGRVFLAERRYTQAETAFREAVRLDPASPKALRLLSWALMGAGRLDEAVHGFEAWLALPSLGSEEERKVVTVGAAIPAARQLATLLRENHD, from the coding sequence ATGGCGATTCAGGGTCCGCTTCGGGAACTCGGCATCCATGATGTCTTTCAGTTGCTCGATCTTGGCAAGAAGACGGGACGTCTTCGGGTCGTTTCGGAACTGCGCCACAATGAGGGCACCATCTGGTTTCATGAGGCCGGGATCGTGGCGGCCTCGATTCGCTCGAATCCGCACATGTTGGGGCAGCACCTCGTCCGCGCCGGCCGGATTGCCAGCGAGGACCTGACTCGGGCTCAGGCACTCCAGGCAGGCGGGGATCAGCGCCGGATCGGCGCGATTCTGGTGGCGATCGGCGCGATCACGACGAAGGAACTGGCGGTCCAGGTTCGGGCGCAGATCGAGGAAGTCGTGTTTACGATGCTCGGCTGGTCCGAAGGGTATTTCGTCTTCGAAGAAGCCGCCGCCGAGACGATTCCGCGGGAGGCGGACGTCCGGATTTCCGTCGAAGCGCTGTTGCTCGAAGGTGCGCGGCGGATCGACGAGTGGTCCCGGATCCGGGCCAGGGTCCCTCACCTGGGTGTGATCCCTCGGATTACCGCCTTGCCGGAAGGGGAACCAGGCAGCCTCGTTCTCAATCCGTTCGAGTGGCGGGTACTGACGGTTGCCGACGGGACGCGTGACCTCCAGGAGATGGCCACCCTGCTGAGCGAGCCGGAGTTCGACGTGGCCCGCGCCGTCTTCGGGTTGTCGGCCGCCGGGGTGCTCACACTCCGTGATCCCATCAAGGAGACCACCCAGGCGGCCCCGCGCGCCGATGCCCACTCGCTCTTATCCGAGGCCGAGCGCCAGCTGCAGGCCCGTCACGGCGAGGCAGCGCTCACGATTGCCCAAGCCGCGGTCGCCGCCTTTCCGGACGACGCCGAGACGCACCTGATGCTGGGCCGGGTCTTCCTGGCCGAACGGCGCTACACCCAGGCCGAGACGGCGTTCCGGGAAGCGGTGCGTTTGGATCCAGCCTCGCCCAAGGCGCTCCGGCTCCTGTCATGGGCGCTGATGGGCGCGGGGCGGCTGGACGAGGCGGTCCATGGCTTTGAAGCGTGGCTGGCGTTACCCTCGTTAGGTTCCGAGGAAGAGCGGAAGGTCGTGACAGTCGGCGCAGCCATTCCGGCGGCGCGTCAGCTGGCGACCCTGCTGCGAGAGAATCATGACTGA
- a CDS encoding roadblock/LC7 domain-containing protein: MIGREHLMLEDITRVAGVRSAILVSIEDGLVVAEAALEGQATEAAAAFAARLAQRLGVLTRTLHTPPMSVLLLQATAGQLFVVAGGDGLLLVAVTGNDVNIGEVRLALLDAAGKLS; encoded by the coding sequence ATGATCGGCCGCGAACACCTGATGCTCGAGGACATTACCCGGGTGGCGGGCGTCCGGAGCGCGATCCTCGTTTCCATCGAGGACGGTCTTGTCGTGGCCGAAGCGGCGTTGGAAGGCCAGGCCACCGAGGCGGCCGCGGCCTTCGCTGCTCGCCTGGCCCAGCGACTCGGCGTGCTGACCCGCACCCTCCATACCCCTCCGATGAGCGTCCTGCTGCTGCAGGCAACGGCGGGGCAGCTCTTCGTCGTGGCGGGTGGGGATGGGCTGCTGCTCGTGGCGGTCACCGGCAATGATGTCAATATCGGCGAGGTCCGGCTCGCCCTGCTCGATGCGGCAGGCAAGTTGAGCTGA
- a CDS encoding roadblock/LC7 domain-containing protein, with the protein MRTIEPWVASPLATFVAESQVRIALLMTSSGQVVAQHGFTRSLDVMTAAALGAGIVASTRAIASEMQAGEFGAVVHHNPRTGVYLAPFAMPDAQWIGLAVFGPDTSLGMVQLFFGRMIDDLVKVAPRDPPPRQVLAETFEDDLDSSLRALFGR; encoded by the coding sequence ATGCGAACCATCGAACCCTGGGTCGCGTCGCCGTTGGCGACGTTCGTGGCCGAGTCGCAGGTGCGCATCGCGCTGCTGATGACGTCCTCGGGGCAGGTCGTGGCGCAGCATGGGTTCACCCGGTCACTCGATGTCATGACGGCAGCTGCGCTGGGCGCCGGGATCGTGGCGTCGACCCGCGCGATTGCCTCGGAAATGCAGGCCGGCGAGTTCGGCGCGGTGGTGCACCACAACCCGCGGACCGGCGTCTATCTGGCGCCCTTTGCCATGCCGGATGCGCAGTGGATCGGTTTGGCCGTGTTCGGACCCGACACCTCGCTCGGGATGGTTCAGCTGTTCTTCGGTCGGATGATCGACGATCTCGTCAAAGTCGCCCCGCGCGACCCGCCGCCGCGGCAGGTGCTGGCCGAAACGTTCGAGGACGATCTCGACTCGAGCCTCCGCGCGCTCTTCGGACGGTAG
- a CDS encoding chemotaxis protein CheW translates to MDLRRYTALFLADGREHLRRATAELLRWERDLADLAPLAELFRAFHSLKGAAASMGYGDVVDLTHGAEHLLEAIRRGELAPSRAAVAALFRTVDLLDQGLEPATAGVPIPEADQIVAALARLVSTSSPVAAPAAEAASAPTPMRTDRRPVRVDPDRLDDLLQTAGELVVARNRLANLVAARTDPELEVVSGQVDSLVRSLHSLVIKARLAPVSELFGRFPRVVRDLAESLGKSARLELGGEGIELDRAMLEELVEPLIHLLRNAVDHGVEPVAARVAAGKPPEARLRLGAGRRREWIVIRLEDDGRGIDRDAVIGRARERGLLSGGADALSDAEVLQLLVRPGFSTKAQVTEVSGRGVGLDVVASKVRGLGGSLTLRSEPGRGSVFEITVPLTTAVQRVLLVGADGERYAIPFRLVREAIVPGRTETVAGNGRFAFRDRSVPFVDLAELVGRRQTVAPNRRPVLVLEWGSRDGAVAVDALLGQHDVLLERIEAPDSLPGWVSGATILADGAPAFVLDPTGFF, encoded by the coding sequence GTGGACCTGCGCCGCTACACTGCGCTGTTCCTGGCCGATGGCCGGGAGCACCTGCGCCGGGCCACGGCGGAACTGCTGCGCTGGGAGAGGGACCTTGCGGACCTTGCGCCGCTGGCAGAGCTGTTTCGGGCCTTTCATTCGTTGAAAGGCGCGGCGGCGTCGATGGGCTATGGTGACGTGGTCGACCTGACCCACGGCGCCGAGCATCTGCTGGAAGCGATTCGACGGGGTGAGCTGGCGCCCTCGCGAGCCGCCGTGGCGGCGCTGTTTCGGACGGTGGATCTGCTCGATCAGGGGCTCGAACCGGCAACGGCCGGGGTTCCGATCCCGGAAGCCGACCAGATCGTGGCGGCGCTGGCACGGCTGGTGTCCACCAGCAGCCCCGTAGCGGCACCCGCGGCGGAAGCGGCGTCTGCCCCGACGCCGATGCGCACTGACCGTCGGCCGGTCCGGGTCGATCCGGATCGTCTCGACGACCTGCTGCAGACGGCCGGCGAGCTGGTCGTGGCGCGCAATCGCCTGGCCAATCTCGTGGCGGCGCGGACGGATCCGGAGCTGGAGGTGGTCTCGGGGCAGGTGGATTCGCTGGTCCGGTCGCTCCACAGTCTCGTCATCAAGGCCAGACTGGCGCCGGTTTCGGAGCTGTTCGGCCGGTTTCCCCGGGTGGTGCGCGACTTGGCGGAATCCCTCGGAAAGTCGGCCCGCCTCGAGCTCGGCGGTGAGGGCATCGAACTCGATCGAGCCATGCTGGAGGAGTTGGTCGAACCGCTGATCCACTTGCTGCGGAACGCCGTGGATCACGGGGTCGAGCCGGTGGCCGCTCGGGTTGCTGCCGGCAAGCCGCCCGAGGCGCGGCTCCGGCTGGGTGCAGGACGGCGGCGTGAGTGGATCGTGATTCGACTCGAGGACGATGGGCGCGGAATCGATCGCGATGCGGTCATCGGGCGCGCACGGGAGCGCGGGCTCCTGTCGGGAGGGGCGGATGCCCTGTCGGACGCCGAGGTGCTGCAGCTGCTGGTGCGTCCGGGGTTCTCCACCAAGGCCCAGGTGACCGAGGTGTCCGGCCGCGGGGTTGGTCTCGACGTGGTGGCCTCCAAGGTTCGTGGGCTGGGCGGGTCGCTGACGCTGCGGTCGGAACCCGGTCGGGGCTCCGTCTTCGAGATCACGGTGCCGCTCACCACCGCGGTCCAGCGCGTCCTGCTGGTCGGCGCAGACGGCGAACGGTACGCCATTCCGTTTCGCCTGGTGCGCGAGGCGATCGTGCCGGGCCGGACCGAGACCGTTGCGGGGAACGGGCGTTTCGCGTTTCGGGATCGGTCGGTGCCGTTCGTCGACCTGGCCGAGCTGGTCGGACGGCGTCAAACCGTTGCGCCGAACCGCCGGCCGGTGCTGGTGCTCGAGTGGGGCAGTCGCGATGGCGCGGTAGCGGTCGACGCGCTCCTTGGTCAGCATGATGTGCTGCTGGAACGGATCGAGGCGCCTGACTCCCTCCCCGGGTGGGTCAGCGGCGCCACAATTCTGGCGGACGGCGCTCCGGCCTTCGTGCTGGACCCGACAGGGTTTTTCTGA
- a CDS encoding tetratricopeptide repeat protein: MAHQATSERDLGVLRSLARRIDPSDSGAHNNLGVLYYDRGMVAESIAAFSRALELDPHMRVAQENLDTVQRETGYYDRRIGELREGIARRPDDRQLRLELGRIYLALNQYERATEQFEDLLRSNPRDGTALVQLGLVEQARGRHDLATEWFQRAVEIDPRSTVARLYLGQALYNRGLVDGALTVLTEAAGINPEHADVQYLLGFVYGDLGFHDAARTATRRAVTLNPSLGSAQANLRINQARPAGRESVQPSVATGPSEAHLNLAVAFRRRGYFVEALREYRLALEAGEDERPALEGMAEIHLLQRETGEALELYRRLLEQDPENPKLWNERGVVLHQAGRRAEARAAYEEAVRLDPDAALAWNNLAVLLAAEQEGEPARAAFERAVAANGSLQTARLNLALFHFHRQRFQAALDGYRSVLAVDPEHAIAWNGIGLVLMELKRYPDARNAFGRAVEADPSCAPAHYNLGFALSQLGAFDEALRETRRALEIDPFYVPQKYALSIELQFSETSVGIVPNLAADVTLEAVGEDFTFDPAVLDDLFVALVPDEAAAAAAIDPFAVARDLIAKGLLESAAAEVHRTLRRGGAAGPGIALLGEIFARRGLHGEALERFRQARQELPEDPAVLRGEAAALLALGRAEEARALADGLVRIRPDEPEPLELRARARLAMNDLHGAQDDALGAIALAPARADLLVLRGRIGRQLGDSDEALMALQAAVALDPGHVQAWFESGLVREERRELGLAQAAYERALAVLPTYLDAGLALGELLRRQRKTADAIKLLIDLLLVEPYATDALVLLGRSLADERRHRDALTAFTRVLKFVPDQATARFHRGMSLAALGRFADALDEWEQVIQGNPTGPLAAAARAEARSTRDLMHILQPVEA, from the coding sequence ATGGCCCATCAGGCGACGTCCGAACGCGACCTGGGAGTGCTTCGCTCCCTGGCACGGCGGATCGATCCGTCTGATTCTGGTGCGCATAACAACCTCGGGGTCCTCTACTACGATCGCGGGATGGTGGCCGAGTCGATCGCCGCCTTCAGCCGGGCGCTCGAACTCGATCCGCATATGCGGGTGGCGCAGGAGAACCTCGACACGGTTCAGCGCGAGACCGGCTACTACGATCGCCGGATCGGCGAGCTGCGGGAGGGGATTGCCCGGCGCCCGGATGATCGCCAGCTGCGCCTGGAGCTGGGCCGGATCTATCTGGCGCTCAACCAGTACGAGCGCGCCACCGAGCAGTTCGAAGACCTGCTGCGCAGCAACCCCAGGGACGGCACCGCACTGGTGCAGCTCGGGCTGGTCGAGCAGGCCCGCGGTCGTCACGATCTGGCCACCGAATGGTTCCAGCGAGCGGTCGAGATCGATCCGCGGAGTACGGTGGCCCGGCTCTATCTCGGCCAGGCCCTCTACAATCGCGGCCTGGTCGACGGGGCGCTGACCGTCCTGACCGAGGCCGCCGGGATCAATCCCGAGCACGCCGACGTTCAGTATCTGCTTGGGTTCGTCTATGGCGATCTCGGTTTTCATGACGCAGCCCGGACCGCCACACGTCGCGCCGTGACGCTCAATCCGTCGCTCGGGTCGGCCCAGGCGAACCTGCGGATCAATCAGGCGCGACCGGCCGGCCGTGAGTCGGTCCAGCCTTCGGTTGCCACCGGCCCGAGCGAAGCCCATCTCAATCTCGCGGTCGCATTCCGGAGGCGGGGCTACTTCGTCGAAGCGCTTCGGGAGTATCGCCTGGCCCTCGAAGCCGGCGAGGACGAGCGTCCGGCACTCGAGGGCATGGCCGAGATCCACCTGCTGCAGCGGGAAACGGGTGAGGCGCTCGAGCTCTACCGCCGATTGCTCGAACAGGACCCGGAGAACCCCAAGCTCTGGAACGAGCGGGGCGTGGTGCTGCATCAGGCGGGTCGCCGCGCCGAGGCGCGGGCGGCCTATGAGGAGGCCGTTCGGCTCGATCCCGATGCGGCGCTTGCCTGGAACAACCTGGCCGTGCTGCTGGCAGCGGAGCAGGAAGGGGAGCCGGCGCGTGCGGCGTTCGAGCGCGCGGTGGCGGCAAACGGAAGTCTGCAAACGGCCCGGCTCAATCTGGCGCTGTTCCACTTTCATCGCCAGCGTTTCCAGGCTGCCCTCGACGGCTATCGTAGCGTGCTTGCCGTCGATCCGGAGCATGCCATTGCCTGGAATGGCATCGGCCTGGTGCTGATGGAGCTGAAGCGGTACCCGGATGCTCGCAACGCCTTCGGACGGGCGGTGGAGGCCGACCCGAGCTGCGCACCTGCCCACTACAACCTCGGCTTTGCGCTGAGCCAGCTCGGCGCTTTCGACGAGGCCTTGCGGGAAACCCGTCGCGCGCTCGAGATCGATCCGTTCTACGTGCCCCAGAAGTACGCGCTGTCGATCGAGCTGCAGTTCAGCGAGACCTCCGTCGGCATCGTTCCGAACCTGGCGGCAGACGTCACGCTGGAGGCGGTTGGAGAGGACTTCACTTTCGATCCCGCCGTGCTCGACGACCTGTTCGTCGCCCTGGTGCCGGATGAGGCCGCCGCCGCGGCCGCGATCGACCCCTTTGCGGTGGCGCGCGATCTGATTGCCAAGGGGCTGCTCGAGTCGGCTGCGGCTGAAGTGCACCGCACCTTGCGGCGGGGTGGCGCGGCCGGACCGGGCATTGCGCTGCTCGGGGAAATTTTTGCCCGCCGGGGCCTGCATGGCGAGGCGCTCGAACGCTTTCGCCAGGCCAGGCAGGAACTGCCCGAGGATCCGGCCGTACTCCGCGGAGAGGCCGCAGCGCTGCTGGCGCTGGGTCGCGCGGAGGAAGCGCGGGCCTTGGCCGACGGGCTGGTTCGGATCAGGCCGGACGAGCCGGAGCCGCTCGAACTCCGGGCTCGCGCCCGACTCGCCATGAACGACCTCCACGGTGCTCAGGACGACGCCTTGGGGGCCATCGCGCTGGCGCCGGCCCGTGCCGACCTGCTGGTGTTGCGCGGCCGGATCGGACGCCAGCTGGGCGATTCCGATGAGGCCCTGATGGCGCTCCAGGCGGCGGTCGCACTCGACCCCGGTCACGTGCAGGCCTGGTTCGAAAGCGGGCTGGTACGTGAGGAACGCCGCGAGCTCGGCCTGGCCCAGGCCGCCTACGAGCGGGCGCTCGCCGTTCTGCCCACCTACCTCGATGCGGGGCTGGCGCTCGGCGAACTGCTGCGCCGGCAGCGGAAAACCGCCGACGCGATCAAGCTGCTGATCGACCTCCTGCTGGTCGAGCCCTATGCCACCGACGCCCTGGTCCTGCTCGGCCGCTCGCTGGCCGACGAGCGCCGCCATCGCGACGCGCTGACCGCCTTTACCCGGGTGCTCAAGTTTGTCCCCGATCAGGCCACCGCGCGCTTCCATCGCGGAATGTCGCTCGCTGCGCTGGGCCGGTTTGCCGATGCGCTGGACGAGTGGGAGCAGGTCATTCAGGGCAATCCGACGGGGCCCCTGGCCGCCGCGGCGCGGGCCGAAGCCCGGTCGACTCGGGATCTGATGCATATCCTCCAGCCGGTCGAGGCCTGA
- a CDS encoding GTPase domain-containing protein gives MPLVNFTAREITCKLVYYGPGRCGKTTNLQYIHGRVPESRRGRMVSLATQADRTLFFDFLPIELGVISGFTTRFQLYTVPGQVYYNATRRLVLQGADGVVFVADSQARRFDENVESFQNLQENLLEQSVDIRQLPLVLQYNKQDLPSDLVLTPDEMDEAFNFRSVPSLAADALHGTGVFETLKALSTIVLQRLAARPPTL, from the coding sequence ATGCCTCTCGTCAATTTTACCGCTCGCGAGATTACCTGTAAGCTGGTCTACTACGGTCCCGGTCGCTGCGGCAAGACGACCAACCTGCAGTACATTCACGGCCGGGTACCCGAGTCGCGACGGGGACGGATGGTGTCGCTTGCCACGCAAGCTGACCGAACCCTGTTCTTCGATTTCCTCCCGATCGAGCTCGGCGTCATTTCCGGATTCACCACCCGATTCCAGCTCTACACCGTTCCCGGACAGGTGTACTACAACGCCACCCGCCGGCTGGTGCTGCAGGGGGCCGATGGTGTGGTCTTCGTGGCCGACAGCCAGGCGCGCCGTTTCGACGAGAACGTCGAGAGTTTCCAGAACCTGCAGGAGAATCTGCTGGAGCAGAGCGTCGACATCCGCCAACTCCCGCTCGTCCTTCAGTACAACAAGCAGGACCTGCCATCCGACCTCGTGCTGACGCCGGACGAGATGGACGAGGCGTTCAACTTCCGCTCGGTGCCCAGCCTTGCCGCCGACGCGCTGCACGGGACTGGCGTGTTCGAGACCTTGAAGGCGCTGTCGACCATTGTGCTGCAACGGCTGGCGGCGCGCCCCCCGACGCTGTGA
- a CDS encoding chemotaxis protein CheC — protein sequence MIDAREMTAAERDALREIANIGAGHAATALSQMTGRTIMIDVPQVDVKRLEEAAELLGPADTIIAAVLMHMMGDLTGRTLLVFPESSARTLCGILLRSPSGGPGFTEMERSTVMETGNILCSAYLNALSDFMGMMLVPSVPALVVDQAGAVLTTAYLNFGHSRDHVICVETAFRIAGSDESVNGQFILMPDVASLTAIFDSIRPAR from the coding sequence ATGATCGATGCAAGGGAAATGACCGCAGCCGAGCGTGATGCGCTCCGGGAAATCGCCAACATCGGCGCGGGGCATGCCGCGACCGCACTGTCGCAGATGACCGGTCGGACCATCATGATCGACGTCCCGCAGGTGGATGTGAAGCGGCTGGAGGAGGCTGCGGAGCTGCTGGGTCCCGCCGACACGATCATTGCCGCAGTGCTGATGCACATGATGGGCGACCTGACCGGCCGGACGCTGCTGGTCTTTCCGGAAAGCTCCGCGCGCACACTCTGCGGCATCCTGCTGCGCTCGCCGAGTGGCGGCCCGGGGTTCACGGAAATGGAACGCTCCACGGTGATGGAAACCGGCAACATCCTTTGCAGCGCCTATCTCAACGCGCTCTCGGATTTCATGGGAATGATGCTGGTACCCTCGGTCCCGGCACTGGTGGTCGATCAGGCCGGCGCCGTGCTGACGACGGCCTATCTCAACTTCGGCCACTCCCGCGACCACGTCATCTGCGTCGAGACGGCCTTTCGGATTGCCGGTTCCGATGAATCGGTCAACGGCCAGTTCATCCTGATGCCGGATGTGGCGTCGCTGACGGCCATTTTCGACTCGATTCGTCCCGCTCGATAG
- a CDS encoding tetratricopeptide repeat protein, giving the protein MTDDIAAMTLELASDPASLVFLRLAEALRRRGQLDAALTVASRGVARYPNVADAHDLLARIQSDRSEGDAAFDAWTTVLRLDADHLGAHKGLAFLAFRSGDLGRSVRHLSRALELAPDDTTLASAIERIRSMMATRVAQVEADPNPVPMTSAPAPTPSLLFDQQGRVLRGELARADGVDASEAVAAALAGVSREADRATRMLELGEWKAIAIESGAVNYELRTPTPETLLLVMRGREVPAGRLARIADRAARDARRWLEALE; this is encoded by the coding sequence ATGACTGACGATATTGCCGCCATGACGCTCGAGCTGGCCTCCGACCCGGCCAGTCTGGTCTTTCTGCGCCTCGCTGAAGCGCTGCGCCGCCGGGGCCAGCTCGATGCGGCCCTGACCGTGGCAAGTCGGGGTGTGGCCCGCTATCCCAACGTGGCAGACGCGCACGACCTGCTGGCCCGGATCCAGTCGGACCGGAGCGAGGGCGATGCCGCATTCGATGCCTGGACCACCGTCCTGCGCCTCGATGCCGATCATCTCGGCGCGCACAAAGGGCTCGCCTTCCTGGCCTTTCGGAGCGGCGATCTCGGTCGGAGCGTTCGCCACTTGTCGCGCGCCCTCGAACTTGCCCCGGACGACACCACGCTGGCCTCGGCGATCGAGCGGATCCGCTCCATGATGGCGACGCGGGTGGCGCAGGTCGAAGCCGATCCCAATCCGGTGCCGATGACTTCGGCGCCTGCACCGACACCCAGTCTGCTCTTCGATCAGCAGGGGCGGGTCCTGCGCGGAGAGCTCGCTCGCGCCGACGGGGTCGATGCCAGCGAGGCGGTTGCGGCGGCGCTCGCCGGCGTGTCGCGTGAGGCTGACCGAGCCACCCGGATGCTCGAGCTGGGCGAGTGGAAGGCCATTGCGATCGAGAGCGGCGCGGTCAACTACGAGCTGCGCACACCCACGCCGGAGACGCTGCTCCTCGTCATGCGAGGCCGGGAAGTGCCGGCGGGTCGCCTGGCTCGGATTGCGGACCGAGCCGCCCGGGACGCCCGCCGCTGGCTGGAGGCGCTCGAATGA
- a CDS encoding ATP-binding protein, with product MTDPFASLVPDPATRAAVAAARMVAESPRGHLLLLITGARGSGKTHLLRAIRDRAAGATPPRQVELVTLGRLAEHVQSRGLADAGVALRDRLLRAEIVLLDDLEVIERQLAVQAFVFDVLESRLAAGLATVVTAARGLSQLTGLDARLVRRLRDASTVEIGLPGPAARAQILDQRITEAGHNLLPGVVTALAEAELGSVKEYLGALNRILAVQETTPTPIPVDDALALVGLERTVPVPGHDGGVESQGYAAGEFDEFLTEVVANVSEQFDHWRGRLRDAVALWQGAGMRTGRLERLLADEGPGDPEPVLEAFERDANELVRLAAEVAALAPDLAGADLLRDPDQLVAARRLVNEARTRRAPLSAPLPDLTLATIGTGASNRVALETLAAIVAEPGARHNPLVLAGPSGVGKTHLLHGLGNALAHRGLAPIACLSAHSLLGELSSLSTPEETAQWRARYQWVAALLIDDIHLLANEPRAHAELLQIYAALEEGGRPMVFTSSRALSDLAGFDPRLLNRLEGGTVVDVRSPDREVRLAVVRSLLAGTPAANDVGLIDYLAGRPADSVRAVQGIVHRVLVEAEAAHTIASAALARETLDTVEGKAPRRERRPIGARSGILSPGMGVVRSPEKMVQVWPVAGERLLTELG from the coding sequence GTGACCGATCCGTTCGCGTCCCTGGTGCCCGATCCGGCCACCCGTGCGGCAGTTGCCGCGGCCCGGATGGTGGCCGAGTCGCCGCGCGGGCATCTCCTGCTGCTGATCACTGGGGCGCGTGGCTCCGGGAAGACCCATCTGCTGCGCGCCATTCGCGATCGGGCTGCCGGTGCCACCCCGCCGCGCCAGGTCGAACTCGTGACGCTGGGCCGCTTGGCGGAGCACGTGCAGAGTCGCGGACTGGCGGACGCGGGGGTGGCCCTGCGCGATCGGTTGCTGCGCGCTGAGATTGTCCTGCTCGATGATCTCGAGGTGATCGAGCGACAGCTGGCGGTGCAGGCCTTCGTGTTCGACGTGCTCGAAAGCCGGCTGGCGGCCGGGCTCGCGACGGTGGTGACCGCGGCCCGCGGGCTGAGCCAGCTCACGGGCCTCGATGCTCGCTTGGTCCGACGCCTGCGCGATGCCTCGACCGTGGAGATAGGGCTGCCGGGGCCGGCCGCACGCGCCCAGATCCTCGATCAACGGATCACGGAGGCGGGGCACAATCTGCTGCCTGGCGTGGTCACTGCCCTGGCCGAGGCCGAACTCGGTTCCGTCAAAGAGTATCTCGGTGCGCTCAATCGAATCCTGGCGGTGCAGGAGACCACACCGACGCCGATCCCGGTCGATGACGCCCTGGCGCTGGTGGGTCTCGAGCGTACCGTCCCTGTTCCGGGTCACGATGGTGGGGTCGAATCGCAGGGGTACGCGGCGGGTGAGTTCGACGAGTTCTTGACCGAGGTCGTCGCCAATGTTTCGGAACAGTTCGACCATTGGCGGGGCCGACTCCGTGATGCCGTGGCCCTCTGGCAGGGAGCCGGGATGCGCACCGGGCGGCTGGAACGCCTGCTGGCCGACGAGGGGCCGGGCGATCCGGAGCCGGTGCTGGAGGCCTTCGAGCGTGATGCCAACGAGCTGGTTCGGCTGGCTGCCGAGGTGGCGGCCCTCGCTCCGGACCTGGCGGGGGCCGATCTGCTGCGTGACCCGGACCAGCTGGTGGCAGCGCGCCGTCTGGTCAACGAGGCTCGCACCCGGCGGGCGCCGCTGTCTGCGCCGTTGCCTGACCTGACGCTGGCAACCATCGGCACCGGGGCCTCGAACCGGGTCGCCTTGGAAACCCTCGCGGCGATCGTGGCCGAGCCGGGTGCGCGTCACAATCCGCTCGTGCTCGCCGGACCGAGCGGGGTCGGGAAGACGCATCTGCTGCACGGACTCGGTAACGCGCTCGCCCACCGCGGGCTGGCGCCGATTGCCTGTCTCTCGGCGCACAGCCTGCTCGGTGAGCTGTCGTCGCTCAGTACCCCGGAGGAAACGGCGCAGTGGCGGGCCCGCTATCAATGGGTTGCCGCGCTGCTGATCGACGACATCCATCTCCTCGCCAACGAACCGCGGGCACATGCGGAGCTGCTGCAGATCTATGCTGCGCTGGAGGAGGGTGGTCGTCCGATGGTCTTTACCAGCAGTCGGGCCCTGTCGGATCTGGCTGGTTTCGACCCCCGGCTGCTCAACCGTCTCGAGGGCGGTACGGTGGTCGACGTGCGGAGTCCCGACCGTGAAGTGCGCCTCGCGGTGGTGCGATCGCTGCTCGCGGGGACGCCAGCAGCCAACGATGTCGGATTGATCGACTACCTGGCCGGCCGCCCGGCCGATTCGGTGCGCGCCGTGCAGGGTATCGTCCATCGGGTTCTGGTCGAGGCCGAGGCGGCCCATACGATTGCCTCGGCGGCGCTCGCTCGAGAGACGCTGGATACCGTCGAAGGCAAGGCCCCGCGGCGGGAGCGGCGTCCGATCGGGGCGCGGAGCGGGATCCTGTCGCCGGGAATGGGGGTCGTGCGCAGTCCGGAGAAGATGGTCCAAGTCTGGCCGGTTGCGGGTGAGCGCCTGCTCACGGAGCTTGGCTGA
- a CDS encoding response regulator, which yields MAHTVLVCDDAMFMRTMIADILTQAGFEVVGEAETGEQAVRQYAALKPDLVTMDIVMPTMGGIEAVRAICKEDPGAKILMCSAMGQQALVVEAIQAGAKDFVVKPFQPSRVLEAVQRLLG from the coding sequence GTGGCTCATACGGTGCTTGTCTGTGATGACGCGATGTTCATGCGAACCATGATTGCCGACATCCTGACTCAAGCGGGATTCGAGGTGGTCGGCGAGGCCGAGACCGGCGAGCAGGCGGTTCGCCAGTATGCTGCGCTCAAGCCGGACCTCGTCACGATGGACATCGTGATGCCCACGATGGGTGGGATCGAGGCGGTTCGCGCCATCTGCAAGGAAGATCCGGGCGCCAAAATCCTGATGTGCAGCGCGATGGGACAGCAGGCGCTCGTCGTCGAAGCGATTCAGGCCGGGGCCAAGGACTTCGTGGTCAAGCCGTTTCAGCCTTCCCGCGTTCTCGAAGCCGTTCAGCGACTGCTGGGCTGA